TTTGCGTCTGCCGTGAGCGTGCGCTGCTGCTGCCACACGTAGGTGCCGGCCCTGTTGCCGTCATTGCCCCGCGACCTGGTCAGGAGCTCTTCGGCGGTATAGGTCTTGGTCTGATCGACATTTGCAGACGGGGTACTCGGAACAGCGAGCTGAATCCAAGATCCGGTATAGGTGTCATCTGTTGGTTCGGCTGCGGAGGCGTCTGTCAAGTAGCTGTCGTCAGCCAGCTTCGTATTCTCTCCAATTGATAGTTGGCTTAGACTCGTGCACCCATCGAACACGAATGCCGTATTATTGGAGGTGACGTTATGGGTGTCCCAGTTACTGAGATCAAGGCTGGTGAGATTGGTACAACCAATGAACGCTGAATTGATGTTTTTGACATTGCGCGTGTCCCAGCTGCCTAGATCGAGGCTGGTAAGCCCTGCGCAGCCACCGAACGTGGTGGTCATTTTTTCGACTTTGCTGGTGTTCCATTTCTTAACATTGAGACTGGTAAGCCCGCTGCAGCCACCGAACGTGGTGGTCATGTCGGTGACGTTGCCGGTGTCCCAATCGCTGACGTCAAGTGTGGTGAGTTTGCTCAAACCGTAGAAGGTGCTGGTCATGTCGGTGACGTTGCCGGTCTTCCATCCGCTGACGTTGAGTCTGGTGAACTCGTAGCAATACGAGAACATGTTGTTCATGCTGGTGACGTTCTCGGTATTCCAGCCGCTGACATCAATGTTTGCAAGCGCCCAGCATTGGCTGAACATCTGCGACATGCTGGTGACCTTGTCGGTCTTCCATCCGCTGACGTCCAGAGTGCCGATATTGCGACAGTTATTGAACAGGCTGTTCATGTAGATGACCTTGTCAGTCTTCCAATTGGATGTGTCGAGCTGGGTGAGGTTGCGACAGTCGTTGAATAGGGAACTCATGTCGGTGACATTGCTGGTGTCCCACTTGTCCGTATTGAGGATACCAAGCTTGTAGCAGCTGTTGAACATGGAACTCATGTCGGTGACCTTGCCGGTAATCAAAGTATCTCTGAGATTTAGGTCGCTGAGTTTGCTGCAGCCGCTGAACATGCTGTTCATGTTGGTGACGCTGCTGGTGTCCCAGCTGCTGAGATCAAGGCTTGTGAGTTTGCTGCAGTTGTTGAACATGAGACTCATGTCGGTGACCTTGTTGGTATTCCAACTGCTGATGTTGAGATTGGTGAGTTCGGAGCCCATGCTGAACATGCTGTTCATGTTGGTGGTGCTGCTGGTATTCCAGCTGCTGAGATCAAGGTTTGTGAGTTTGTTGCAGCCCGCGAACATATGACCCATGTTGGTGACGCCAGAGGTATCGATTTTGTCGAGTCCTGTTACGCTTTTCAGTGATGCCATCGCAGCATCGAATCCAGAGGTTCCTCCGAATGTATTGCTGGAATCTGCTGGAAGTTTCGTCATGGCACCCTCAAAGGCCACACTGGTGATGCTGGTGCGCTCGGGAAGTCCTTTGAACCCGGTGACATCGAATTCGGCTCCGGGCACGGTGGTGTTGATGATGATGGTGCATTCGTTGCCCGTTTGGCTGAGTGTCCAGGTGGCACCGGTCTTCTCGATCATTCTGTCACACGATGCGTCGCGTACGGTCGGTTGAGCGGACTGGGGGATAGAGGACTGCGCGGCAGGGAGCCCGACCTGATTCGCTGTCTTCTGTTCTTCCGAAGTCGTCGGAGCCTTCGGGGTAGTTGATGACGCCTTGTTATTGTCGTCCCCCAGCTTGCCCTCACTGTTTGTTTTCGTAGGAACAGGTGCATGGGCAGGGACGGGAGTGGGTGTGCCTGCATTATTAATGTCTTTGCTGGTATCTTTGCTGTCGGCAGGAGCCTGCAACGAAGTCTGGGTTTGGTCTTCGGGATGGGATCGTTGGATCTCCTCTGCCTGAGAGAGTGTAGGGGTTGCCAAGATTGCCGCTGCCACCAACGTGCCTATCGCGAGTTTGAGCTTTCTGTTCAATTTCTGCTTCTCTCCAAAATTGTGACTTCAGGTATAATGTCGTTCTGCTTGTATATCGGCTGTTGCCTTAACATCCTTATATTACATTTTTTGTAGTGCTTTTGTTGGCTTAAAAGCCTTATGTATCAAGGCTTAAGGACGGTTGGTCGAGCTTAAAAAGGGTTTCGGACAGGCACGGAAAGTATGACTAGATAAAAAGAGCGTGAGCCGTCACAGATGTTGTGAAAAGTGACAATCAAGATAAGAAAATGGTCAATAGCACCAATACAGTCTGTTGAAAGATATTTTTTGGTATTTTTGCTGGAGGCATAAGTACGATAGGATTTCCGACAGTTTGTCTTTGCGTGGATACGGGTGTGGGGAAACAGAGTAAAACGTCTGTATGTGGGTGGTTTCGCGGATGAAACAGAGCAAACCCTAAGAATGGCCATTTAAGAGAGCAAAGAGGGCAGATAATTTCTCTGACTTAGAATCGTTGTATATCGTCGAATAACAAATGCTGGCGAATGCGTCTTCGGCAACGCTGCTTTCAGCTGCACGCGCCAGCATGGTATGCATTTAGCGGCGAGTGGCGAGCGCGGCGTCGATGGCAGGGTCGTGTAGCTGGGCGAGCCAGTTCAGCAGCTCCGGGTAGGTGTTGGGGTTGCGAGCGAGGCACGGACGCAGCTCGGGGGCGTATTGGGCGATGCTGGCGATGGTCATCTGGTCGGTGTTCGGGTCCAGTGCCTGCTCGGCGGTGTAGCCGTAAGCGTTCGTGGCCACCGGCAACTGCTGGTTGTAGCCCGAGGTGGCAGCGGTAGCTACCGGCTGCTGTTGCGCCGCATACTGATTGGCGGCGGCATACTGGCTGCTGGCCGCCTGCTGGTCGGCGATATACGGGGTGGAAGTCTGCTGTTGCGGCTGTTGGTCAATGTAATACGAACCGGCGGAAGGTTGTGCAACGGCCTGTTGTGCCGGCGCTTCTTGGGGTGAAACGCCTTGGTCTGGCACCTCAAAGCCCATGGATTTGAGCGTCTCGCGTGCACGATCGTCTCCAAACTGGGCAATCCAGCGCTTGAGTCCGGGGTAGGCACGGGGATTCGCGGCCACGTTCGCGCCGAAATCAGGGTTTTCGTAGGCGACTTTTGCCAGCATGACCGGGTCTGCCTCGGAATCCTGCACAATGGCGACGGCGGTGTCGTAATCAACCATCTGCTTCACTTCTCTTTCTTATCGGATGAACCGCTCGACGTTCATCGGTTTGTATTATCGATTATGTACTGCTTCACTAACAATTGATTATATCGGTTGGTTTGCGTTATGTCGCCTGGACGGCACACAGATAACCGGAACCTGAGGATTGGCGCGATTTATGTATGCAGACTGTCCAAGGTGATGTCCCCGATGGTCTCCAGTTCCTCGCCATCGTCGAGTTTGCTGGCGTGCCAAGGCTCGTCAGCAGGGACCTGCGGCCATACGTCAACGACGATGACCGTGATATTGTCGTCTCCACCGGCGTGAAGCGCAGCGTTGATGAGCGCTTTGACGGCCTTCTCGGGATCGGGGTTCTCCTGGCTGATCGTCGCGATTTTCTTGTCGGAAACCTCGGAATACAGCCCGTCGGAACACACGATAAAACGGCCGGACGGCACCACGGCGTAGAAATCCGGCCTGATGCCCTGCGGCGCGCCGATGCACTGGGTGATGACGTTGCGCGGGATAGTTGCGTTGGCCATTTGCGGCGACATAAGCCCAGCGTCGATGGCCTGCTGGCGCTGGGAATGGTCCTTGGTGATACGGCTGATCGAAGACGCGACGGCGTTGCCTTTTTCGTCAAGGTCGAAGTGGTAGGTACGGGAATCACCGACGTTGATTACGTACCAAAGCGGGGCCTGCTCGCTGCCGTCTTCGGCTGGGCGAGCGGGGAGAATGATGCCGGTGGCCGTGGTGCCGGCGACGCCGCCGAGATGCTGACCCAGATCGTAGACATCGTGCTGGGCGGCATCCAACGCCGACTCGATGATCTGCCTTGACCTCACCGATTCGCCAGCGACAGCCTTGAAGTGTTCGGCAGCCAGGGCGCTCGCGCGTTCGCCGCCGACGCCGCCTCCCATGCCGTCGCAGACCATATAGACGCCTGGCTCGCTGACGCCGGTGTCCTGGTTGTTGTGCCGTCTTCGGCCGATGTCAGTGCCCATGGCCGCACGAATGTGTGGATGATCAGACATAATCAACGACCTTTCCGTGCGGTTGAGCGTCTCGAATGCACACCTGTCAGTATAGACGCGTCTTTTGTCGAATTCGCGGTATTTGCGGCATTTGCCTTTGAGATTTTGTGCGGTTTCTTTTTGGCTGCGCTCATGCGCTTGGCCAGTGCCTCCTTCAGCCGTTTGAGATTCAGATGCGGTATGTGGAAGACGCCCTTGAGCGAAAGCCGGGTGCGCAGACGACGCATACGCGGTTGGTCAGCAAGGATGGCCTTGCGCATGGCCTTGACCCGCTTCCAGTAGTCTCTGGAAGCCGTCTCATCGGGCTTCTCGCCGGAGAAGGCGACCCAATCGGCCTCGCGGGAGAGCAACTTCAGCTGATCCATGTCAATCGGATGGCCCTTGAAGGACTTCCGCTTTTGCGCTTTGGTGGCCTTCTTGGCCGCTTTTTCGGCGGCTTTTCGAGCTTTGGGGCTTACGGCTTGCCCCGTGCCGAAGACCATTGCCGATGTCGCAACCGCAGAGCTTGCTGTTGCAGGGCTCGTATCCGTTGCTGTCACTGTTGCAGCGTCATTCGCAACCTTCAATGCCTTGTCGATTTGAGCGACCTGCTGCCGGCGGGTGCCGGAGGTCTTGATGCCGCTCTGGTCGGCGAGCATGTCGATGGCCTTCCAGCCGGAGGCGATGCGCTGCCCAGAGCTGCCACGACGGGCCATCAAGGCCAGCTGAATGGCTTTGATAAGCAAAATCAGTCCGCAAATGATAAGAATAATCCATACGGGGCTGCCGTAAACGGCGACCTTTTTCGCAATTGCCAGGATTCGCATAAGTGTGGCGTTGCCGTTCAGATTCCCGGCATCCGCACCGTCAAGCGAGGACTGGTCGCGCGCCTGGTTCTGGTCGTGCAGGGGATCGACCAGCGGCACCGGCGGCTGGCGCACCAGCGTCTTCGGATTCGGCGGCGTCAGATCCTGATTCTTGTTCGGGACCTTTGTCTCCTTGGGCGTGGGGTAGAAAGGCACCCAGCCATAATCCTTGAAGTTGATCTCGACCCAGGCCTCGATGTCGTTGCCCGTGAAATCGGTCTGGGGCACGCCGTTCTTGGCGTGTGTGGTGCGGGACTTGGAGATATTGCCGTCTTTGTCCTTCGGGATGAAACCTAGCACAACGCGAGAGGGGAGATTGAGCTCCCGGGCCATCATTGCCATCGCCGAAGCGTACTGCTCGCTGTCGCCGACCATCGCGCTGCCGCCAAGCATGGAATCGATACGGAAATTGCCGTGACCCGGCAGTGACGGATAATCGCCCGCAAGGCCGTGCGAGAACCAGCCTTTGGTCTTAAGCGCGGTGGCGAGCGTCTGTGCGGTCGCGCCGTCGGTGGACTGCTTGCCGGTCAGTGCGGGAGCGAGTTTGCTGGCGCCGTCGGGGATGTCCTTGGCCTCGGGCTGCGTGACGTGCTGGGCACGGGCATGCGCAACCTGCTGCTGGGTGGGAAGCTCGGCGATGACACCGGATTCACTATAGGTCTGCCCAGCCAGTGCCGTGTCTGGCACGATGGCCGAATTGGTGCCCATATTGTAATAGAAATCCTTGGTATTGATTCCTACCGACGTCGGGTCGCCGGCCAGCGGCAGCCACTGTTCGGAAAAGCCTTTGTGCACCTTGAAAGTGGCTTTGAAATGCTCGCCTTGCGTCGTGTTGGCGATACCACTGCCGATCTTGCGATAATCGGAGGAATCGCTGGCATCCGTGGAATCCGAAAGGTTCCAGACATTGCCGTCGAAACGGTCCATCACGGCCAGGCGCACCGGCGTACCGGCGGGCAGACCGGAAACCGAAAGCAGCGTTTCCTTTTTATGGTATTTGACGTAGGAACGCATATCGCTTAAGGGGCTTGTGTATTGGTGCGGGTCGAGCGGCGGGTTGTAGCGGTCGCGCAGCGTCAAGCGATGCTGGGGGACGATGAGAGTCGCGCCAAAAGCGAGACCAACGGCAAGGATGATAATGATGATCATGCTGATCGGCCGGCGGATATCCAACGATTGCCAGCGCCAAGCGAGCCACGCGACCAAGGCCAACATGGCTATGATGCCGCAGGCAGGGCGCAATGTGCCGCGGGAAGTGCCCAGAAGCGCACTCACTGCTAGGTTCATAGCCAACGGGAAGACGGTGATGAGGTTGATCTTGTTGCTCGCCGAAACCGCGAAAATGCCGGCGAGGAACGCCGTCCAGAGGTTCAGCGTCCACAATGCCATCAGGCCGCCGTTGGCATTGCCGAGCGGGGGGATGACGGCGATGACGTATTTGAACGAGCCGAAGGTCTGCGTAAAGCCTTGGCTTAAGGTCTGCAGGCTCGGCACGATATGCGCGATGGTGGTGTCGTTCAGAGCGATGATAGGGCCGACGAGGAACTGGGCGAGGACCAGAAAGACGATTTGCCACCACAGTTTCAATGCCGGATTGACACCGGCCAGAGCGATCAGAGCACCGAGCAGCGCAGCCGGAATGGCTGCCGTCGCCCAGACCAGCACGTTGCCGTAGACGTCGATGAGATTCGCGGAATTGAGACAGACGGCGACAAGTACGAGCAACGCACCGATGGCGGCGGTGGCCCATGGGCGACGAACGGTGACGAATATCTGGCGTTGACCGTCGCTCGTTGCGGTCAGGGCGATTGGGGCACGAGTCGTGCTCGCCCATGTGCCGGTGGTGTTGGTGGTGCCGGTTGTGCCGGTGAAATCGGGGAGGGAAGCGGAGACCGAGCTGGAACCATTGCCTTGGTTCGCGTTCGGGTTTGCCGCATTAAAGGTATTGCTATTGCCCATAGGATTGGTGCCGCTCATTTCAGCGCCTCCATGATCAGCGGAAGGTCGTCGAGGGAGGAAAGCGTGGCGAGGGTAAAGTCATCATACTGGTGAATGGCATTGCCGGCGATGGGGTCGATCTGCAGCATCACGCAGATGGATTCTCGGCTCAGCGCGGCGGCGATGCGACGGAGGCGTTCAAGCTTGGCACCCGATCCGACCACGAAGAAATAGAAGGAAGCACCGGGGCTGGTTTGAAGCGTGGCGACGGCGAGGTTCGGGTTCTCGTCCATATCCGGCTTCACCCCACTCATCCAGTCGAGGAACGGCATCGCCCCGCGCGGCATCAGGGAATCCGCGGCGGCCTGGATGGCCAGCGGGCGATCTTCGATCAGGCATTCGGTGCCAATGGAGGCGGCGACGCTGACGGCCAGCTCGAATTCGTCTTCGGTCGAGTAGTCCGTAGGGTTGACGCCAAGGGTAATGGAGGTGTCGGTGCGTTTGGTCGCTTCGTATTGTCGCACCATCATCGTGCCGGTTTTCGCCGATGAAAGCCAGTGGACGTTGCGCATGTCATCGCCGGGTCGGTATTCGCGCAGACCGTAGAAGTCGAGGTCGTCGTCGACCACCTGGCCGGAGGGACTGCCTTCGAGGTCGCGGAAAATGCCTGAATCAAGGGAATTCAAGAACACGGTTTTGGGGTGGATATAGACCTGAACGGATTGCGAAAGCGACTGCTCGTGGCGGACGATGCCAAAGGGGTCGCCTTTGCTGATTTTCAAGGGGCCGACGGGCAGGATGGCGCGCGAGGTGGCGCGGAATTCGACCTGTTCGTCTTTGGTCTTGCCGGGAGCCAGCGCGGGAATGCGGAAACGCTGGTGCATCTCGCCCATCGGCAGGTCGCCGAGCACGCTTACGGTCGGGCTTTTGCCGGGGTTGGCAATATTGACATCGACCTTGACGCGCTCGCCGACGGTGATGCGATTATCCGAAACGGATAGTGCCGCATGGAATTTTGTATTACCAAGTGACATGGCGATGCCGCAGAGCAGCATGACCAGGCCGATAATCCCGCAAACCAACAACTCGTGCCAACCCAGTGCCGGATACGCCGCCAAGGCGACCACGGCCACGCCGGTCACCGCCCAACCGAGCGGCGAAACGTAGGCGGTGAGCCAACCGGGCAGCTTCCTGCGCAGTTGTGCCGCGTTGTGCCGCACCTTGAGCCAAAGGTGCGCAAGACGAGTGTTGTTTTTCAGCAGACTAGGTCTGTGACCTTTGAGACGTCGACCACCTTTGTGGTTTTGCCTGCTGGCACCTACCACCATGGTTCCGTTCTGTGCAGACGCGGAGAACCCTGGCGGCGTCGCCTGCGGCTGTTGTCGGTTTTTGAAGAAGTGCATGGTGTTACTTTCAGGCTCCCATGGCAGGGGCAGGTACAGACTCGACGATTTCGGCGATGACCTGTTCGGCGGTTTCTCCCTTGAACGCGGTTTCGGCGTTCAGGATGATGCGGTGGGCGAGCACTGGCACGGCGAGGTCCTGCACGTCGTCGGGGAGCACATAGTCGCGGGCGTCGGCGGCGGCCCAGATGCGGGCGCAACGGGTGAGGGCCAAAGCGCCACGCATGGAGGAGCCTACGCGAAGCTTTTCGCTCAACCTGGTCGTTTCGATAAGGCGTTCGATGTATTCGAGGATGCGGTCGTCCACGCGCACGTCCTTGGCGGTCTTGCGCAGCCTGATGATGTCGTCGCCGCTTAAAACAGCGGAAACGGTATCGGCGCGGTCGGTGATGTCGATGTCTTTGAGAATGCTGATCGACACGTCGTGGCCGGGCGCGCCCACGGAGGTTTTGATCAGGAAGCGGTCCATTTGGGCCTCGGGCAGCTTGTAGGTGCCGAGCTGTTCCAGCGGGTTCTGCGTGGCGATGACGATGAACGGCTGCGGCATCGGGTAGGTCTTGCCGTCGACGGTGGTCTTCTGCTCTTCCATGACTTCCAGCAGCGCGGACTGGGTCTTCGGCGAGGCGCGGTTGATTTCGTCGGCCAGGACGATCGAGGCGAAGATCGGGCCCTCGCGGAACTCGAATTCGCCGGATTTCTGGTCGTAGAAGGTCACGCCCACCACGTCGCTCGGCAGGAGATCAGGAGTGAACTGGATGCGTTTGAACGAGGTGTCGATGGAATTGGCCAAGCCGCGGGCGAGCTGGGTCTTGCCCGTGCCGGGGTTGTCTTCCAAGAGCACGTGGCCGCCCACCATCAGGGCCGTGACGCACAGCTTGATCGGTTCGGGCTTGCCGACGACGACCTTGCCGATGTTGGCTACCAGCGCGTCGAAGGAACGCTTGAAGTCGAGGATGGAGTCGCTGGGCGGCTGGATGATGCTTGAAACCGGCGATGCCGCGGTGTAGGGGGCCGAAAGCGAATCTGGGCTGACGGAAGATTCGGCTGAAGGCTCGGAAGAGACCTGCGGTTGTACGCTGCCGGCCGGGGTTGTATATGACGTTGCCGACGGTCTCTGATATCCGCTTTGCGGCGCGTTTGCGGTCTGGTCGGACGTATATGTATTACTTTCGATAGGCCCTGGATTCGTAGCCGTCGGCGTGGTAGGAGTCGCGATATAGCTGTTGCCGGTTTGTCCATCCAGCGAGTTGGTGGCATTTGATGGATTTTCGACGGGCAAAGCAGGGGATTCGTTGCTGCCATTGGGCATCGAAGTACTTAGCACGGTTTCCTCGGAGATGGCTTCGCTCTCACCGATGCCATGGATCGACCCGAGCACGGTGCTGTCGTCGTCTGGCGCTGTGGCGGTGTGTTTGGCTTCCGTCTTGCCTTTGGACTTGGAGCGTTTCGGCAATGAGGGGAACACGCTTTTGCCGCGGTTCGTCGTGTCGTCGCTTACGCCGGTTTGCGATAAGTGAGTGGCGTCCGAGATTTTCGTCTCATCGTTGGATGGGTCTACCTGGTGCGTGCTCATAGATTCTCCTTTATGATTGCCGGATGAGCCGATTGGTGGTTACTGAAGTATTGGTTGTATTGCCTGTTCCGTTTTTCGGGTGCACGAATGTTGCCATGCAAAGACATGGCCGGTTTTGAGGCAACGTCGTTCATTTCCTTGGTCGTGATCATCGTGTCACTCCCTGGTTCTTGGCAGCGGCAGCGAGATTGTGCTGGATGACCATCCTCTGCAGGGTGGGGAAGTAGTCGACGAGGCTTTGGGATTCTGATTGGCTTTGTCCGCTCTTATCCTCGCCGCTGTGATGATCGCCCTGATGGCTTGAACTTTCGGGTGGGTTCGGCGTCGGCAATGCTGCCGGTTTACGTCCTGTCCCGCTGACAGGATGCTCGCCTGTGTCGTTGGTTAATGCGGGATCCGTTCCCGTGACGATGATTTGCCATTTGTAACTACTGGCATCAGGCAAGGTGGATATATCCAGTAAAGGATACGTTGACGGCCAATCGTATGTATGCTTGTCGCTTCCAGACCAAATGTTGATAGTGGTCGTGGCGCTTTGTCCAAATGTTTCTGGAGTTCCGTGAATGGTGATTTGATTATGGTCGTTACCCCATTCAAGGGAGACACCATCGAAGGTGGCTTTTACCTTGTTGGTAAGGTCACCTACCGGTGTGGCCGTGACGGGGGACCCGACGGAGGTATTGAGTTTTTGTGTCACGGTTTCTGTGCCGCAATTTTCCCAGGAACCGATGGTGTATGAGAAGGAGCTGTCGCCCTTGTCTTTGGTGGTTGTGTGGGATCCTCCGATATTGAATCCGGTCAGGGTGCCATTACCTTCCCAGCTGAGAGTGCACTGGTTTCCATTGCGTTTCAATTGGACGTTCTTGGCTTGTTTGACGTCGTAGCTTGGGGTGAAATCGTTGCTTGTAGCAGAAGAATCGGAAGCGTTTTTCTTGGGCTTGAGCGTTGCTTTGACACTCATCGGGTTGCCGTAGTCATGCTCAGACAACCCGAACGTCGTGCTTGCCTTGTCGCAGGCGAACGTCCCATGACCTTCGATGGTGATACTGCTGCAGCCGGCGTTGCGAAGATTGTTGGCCGTGGCTTCAACCTTCATATGGTCTTCGTCCGGTTGGCTCAGCATTACGGTAGGAGGATCGGGATCGCCCCAAGGCGTGCCTGAATTCGATGAATCGCCTACTAGACCGTCACCTGCTCGGTTGTGGCCGCGGACTTTTGCGCTGATGGTGGTTCCGTCGCTGATGGCTCCGTTGCTGATCGGGAACGAGATACTTTGGGCGGTTCCGTTGGTGTGCTTCGACTGGCCATCGCTCAATGTTACGAGGTAGTCGTCGGGCTTGGTGCCGGTATAGCTTGCTGCGTCCCAGCTGACGGTGACCTTTTGGTAGTCTCCGTCAACCTTGATGCCGCTGGGGGCGTCGGGCACCTTGTCGGGCATGGCATCGACGCTGTTCGACGGCTTCGACCAGCCGGCCTCGTTCTTGGCTTTGACGCTGAAACTATATGTCTTGCCGTTCGTCAAACCGGTGACATCGCAGGTGGTGACAGCACCGCACGATTTGGTCTGGCCGTTGTAATCCACTTCGTAATCGCTGATGGCGCTGCCGTTGGCCGAACCCGGCGTCCAGCTTAGGTTCACCGCGCCATCGGCGGGCTGGCCGGCGACCGGTGAGAGCAGCGGCGGGGCCGGTTTGTCGATGATCGAGATGGTGATGGTGGTGCTGACTTCGCGTTCCTTGGTTTTGGTCGCATCCTGGATGTTGACCACCACGGTGTTCGACGAAGCCCCGATATCGGCGGCTGCGCGGATACCGATGGAACCCTTGGAGCCGCAGTCGACCTTGAGTTTTGCGGTGTCGTCGGCTTGGCAGCTCACTACCGTAAGCGCTGAGTCGGGGAATGGGTTGAAGGCGCCGTCGAGGATATTGACGGTGGTGCTGTCGCCCGCGTTCATGCGCTTGCTGACTCCGGAGATCTTGGCAAGCGGGCGCGTGGATTGCACGACTTGGGCCGTGAGTCCTGCGGAAACCGTGCCGTTGGAATATTTGATGGTGATGGGAATGCTCGCCATCGATCCCACGGTGGCATCGGTCGGTGCCTTCAGGGTGAGCTTGCCGCCGCTGGTCAAATGCGATTCGATGGAGCCGGAGGCCTCGCCGCCGGAATAGCTGTAGTCC
The window above is part of the Bifidobacterium sp. ESL0732 genome. Proteins encoded here:
- a CDS encoding BspA family leucine-rich repeat surface protein; this encodes MAAAILATPTLSQAEEIQRSHPEDQTQTSLQAPADSKDTSKDINNAGTPTPVPAHAPVPTKTNSEGKLGDDNNKASSTTPKAPTTSEEQKTANQVGLPAAQSSIPQSAQPTVRDASCDRMIEKTGATWTLSQTGNECTIIINTTVPGAEFDVTGFKGLPERTSITSVAFEGAMTKLPADSSNTFGGTSGFDAAMASLKSVTGLDKIDTSGVTNMGHMFAGCNKLTNLDLSSWNTSSTTNMNSMFSMGSELTNLNISSWNTNKVTDMSLMFNNCSKLTSLDLSSWDTSSVTNMNSMFSGCSKLSDLNLRDTLITGKVTDMSSMFNSCYKLGILNTDKWDTSNVTDMSSLFNDCRNLTQLDTSNWKTDKVIYMNSLFNNCRNIGTLDVSGWKTDKVTSMSQMFSQCWALANIDVSGWNTENVTSMNNMFSYCYEFTRLNVSGWKTGNVTDMTSTFYGLSKLTTLDVSDWDTGNVTDMTTTFGGCSGLTSLNVKKWNTSKVEKMTTTFGGCAGLTSLDLGSWDTRNVKNINSAFIGCTNLTSLDLSNWDTHNVTSNNTAFVFDGCTSLSQLSIGENTKLADDSYLTDASAAEPTDDTYTGSWIQLAVPSTPSANVDQTKTYTAEELLTRSRGNDGNRAGTYVWQQQRTLTADAKAPEGTHTDGDSSKVVATVKGGIGTNVPAYNADGTLRKTFPTLIAPFPVVAVPENPFTLLDSKNKESKDYTFKHWTANGDIENPGDSIDLTDGNRTIEAVWNHIDHSDTPSTPEPGKPTTPDKPGKPDNPGTPDKPGNPSNPDTPDKPGNPDKPGKPDTPNRPSTPDKPGTSGNAVTPTNPGLPGNPAPAITPSVPTLQPGISAFAPTLRVVPGINNGGNQTTGNGGHDSSANGNAPRVLGQQKKKEPCIPASYRLSDGTSAIAEICTHDNSEPTAAHYDGLRQMPLWMLLLWLLLTFFILFLLAHRQNFEVVRHRSVEETH
- a CDS encoding serine/threonine-protein phosphatase, with amino-acid sequence MSDHPHIRAAMGTDIGRRRHNNQDTGVSEPGVYMVCDGMGGGVGGERASALAAEHFKAVAGESVRSRQIIESALDAAQHDVYDLGQHLGGVAGTTATGIILPARPAEDGSEQAPLWYVINVGDSRTYHFDLDEKGNAVASSISRITKDHSQRQQAIDAGLMSPQMANATIPRNVITQCIGAPQGIRPDFYAVVPSGRFIVCSDGLYSEVSDKKIATISQENPDPEKAVKALINAALHAGGDDNITVIVVDVWPQVPADEPWHASKLDDGEELETIGDITLDSLHT
- a CDS encoding transglutaminase-like domain-containing protein, producing the protein MSGTNPMGNSNTFNAANPNANQGNGSSSVSASLPDFTGTTGTTNTTGTWASTTRAPIALTATSDGQRQIFVTVRRPWATAAIGALLVLVAVCLNSANLIDVYGNVLVWATAAIPAALLGALIALAGVNPALKLWWQIVFLVLAQFLVGPIIALNDTTIAHIVPSLQTLSQGFTQTFGSFKYVIAVIPPLGNANGGLMALWTLNLWTAFLAGIFAVSASNKINLITVFPLAMNLAVSALLGTSRGTLRPACGIIAMLALVAWLAWRWQSLDIRRPISMIIIIILAVGLAFGATLIVPQHRLTLRDRYNPPLDPHQYTSPLSDMRSYVKYHKKETLLSVSGLPAGTPVRLAVMDRFDGNVWNLSDSTDASDSSDYRKIGSGIANTTQGEHFKATFKVHKGFSEQWLPLAGDPTSVGINTKDFYYNMGTNSAIVPDTALAGQTYSESGVIAELPTQQQVAHARAQHVTQPEAKDIPDGASKLAPALTGKQSTDGATAQTLATALKTKGWFSHGLAGDYPSLPGHGNFRIDSMLGGSAMVGDSEQYASAMAMMARELNLPSRVVLGFIPKDKDGNISKSRTTHAKNGVPQTDFTGNDIEAWVEINFKDYGWVPFYPTPKETKVPNKNQDLTPPNPKTLVRQPPVPLVDPLHDQNQARDQSSLDGADAGNLNGNATLMRILAIAKKVAVYGSPVWIILIICGLILLIKAIQLALMARRGSSGQRIASGWKAIDMLADQSGIKTSGTRRQQVAQIDKALKVANDAATVTATDTSPATASSAVATSAMVFGTGQAVSPKARKAAEKAAKKATKAQKRKSFKGHPIDMDQLKLLSREADWVAFSGEKPDETASRDYWKRVKAMRKAILADQPRMRRLRTRLSLKGVFHIPHLNLKRLKEALAKRMSAAKKKPHKISKANAANTANSTKDASILTGVHSRRSTARKGR
- a CDS encoding DUF58 domain-containing protein translates to MHFFKNRQQPQATPPGFSASAQNGTMVVGASRQNHKGGRRLKGHRPSLLKNNTRLAHLWLKVRHNAAQLRRKLPGWLTAYVSPLGWAVTGVAVVALAAYPALGWHELLVCGIIGLVMLLCGIAMSLGNTKFHAALSVSDNRITVGERVKVDVNIANPGKSPTVSVLGDLPMGEMHQRFRIPALAPGKTKDEQVEFRATSRAILPVGPLKISKGDPFGIVRHEQSLSQSVQVYIHPKTVFLNSLDSGIFRDLEGSPSGQVVDDDLDFYGLREYRPGDDMRNVHWLSSAKTGTMMVRQYEATKRTDTSITLGVNPTDYSTEDEFELAVSVAASIGTECLIEDRPLAIQAAADSLMPRGAMPFLDWMSGVKPDMDENPNLAVATLQTSPGASFYFFVVGSGAKLERLRRIAAALSRESICVMLQIDPIAGNAIHQYDDFTLATLSSLDDLPLIMEALK
- a CDS encoding AAA family ATPase, which codes for MSTHQVDPSNDETKISDATHLSQTGVSDDTTNRGKSVFPSLPKRSKSKGKTEAKHTATAPDDDSTVLGSIHGIGESEAISEETVLSTSMPNGSNESPALPVENPSNATNSLDGQTGNSYIATPTTPTATNPGPIESNTYTSDQTANAPQSGYQRPSATSYTTPAGSVQPQVSSEPSAESSVSPDSLSAPYTAASPVSSIIQPPSDSILDFKRSFDALVANIGKVVVGKPEPIKLCVTALMVGGHVLLEDNPGTGKTQLARGLANSIDTSFKRIQFTPDLLPSDVVGVTFYDQKSGEFEFREGPIFASIVLADEINRASPKTQSALLEVMEEQKTTVDGKTYPMPQPFIVIATQNPLEQLGTYKLPEAQMDRFLIKTSVGAPGHDVSISILKDIDITDRADTVSAVLSGDDIIRLRKTAKDVRVDDRILEYIERLIETTRLSEKLRVGSSMRGALALTRCARIWAAADARDYVLPDDVQDLAVPVLAHRIILNAETAFKGETAEQVIAEIVESVPAPAMGA